One Lutzomyia longipalpis isolate SR_M1_2022 chromosome 4, ASM2433408v1 DNA segment encodes these proteins:
- the LOC129796640 gene encoding teneurin-m isoform X1, translating into MSRLDFDTTMEYRDNGVLCGVRRSAGVSRGCLLDGVPPSAPPDVPPRNPTMNRMNGRVTSNSSELGVEFEPSCLVRTPSGNVYIPSGNINMNKSSPIDYKSGSGCSTPTKDTLKSYDRTCMGPVLPPRSAMCGPPSHHYATPMSFRKGFASKCSWKCTTIILAVVCFGLLSILIILTTSNVLSWSYQNSQQCTVVVDENPEISAAKSVVSDTNHSSASRIKSNPAALVPNSDAASSSASTEIIAAGQNGGNVPRRRSKRIRRGALHDSSTIATLFGVSGDHFNVVESLHEYTTYNFNKKGDDAHLIDTSGTTEYVNELTTTEGNVSDKEDIAEGTIQSDSNFVYSTLPEIQINLMDENSNAKGEDDRMIYHKEEDIVQTFPAEAEMQYDTTPYYETIDSTTASNQTQNTSNTFNRGAQRILVNVSIGTDSGSGTQNHAIYMLHVSVPAGTDFSQQGDSSSSDESPIDSSDSIDDICPPKFPPAPPCPCQCSDQMAANQINSPNTEIEPDDLSEEEKTTTQGSTTIVTESSVLSTVSEIFQENTTNVKKCMENVSVLILEGARTFPARSFPPDGTTFSQISLGQKLSKSIDPYGYWNMQFYQSESAYVKFDYNIPRGASIGVYARRNALPTHTQYHFKEVLSGFNARTTRAAHPSVSREVTRYMEPGHWFVSLYNDDGDEQEITFYAAVAEDMTQNCPNGCSGNGQCLLGHCQCNPGFGGDDCSDSVCPVLCSQRGEYINGECQCNPGWKGKECSLRHDECEIPDCNGHGHCVSGKCQCIRGHKGKFCEEVDCPHPTCSGHGFCADGTCICKKGWKGLDCATMDKDALQCLPDCSGHGTFNLDTQVCNCEAKWSGDDCSKELCDLDCGQHGRCVGETCSCNVGWGGEYCNMKLCDSRCNEHGQCKNGTCLCVSGWNGKHCTIEGCPSGCSTHGQCRVGSEGLWECRCFEGWDGPDCAVPLEQNCNDNKDNDKDGLVDCEDPECCLGHECRMSQLCVSAPKPIDVLLRKQPPAITASFFERMKFIIDEGSLQNYARLETFNESFFWNYFNASRSAVIRGRVVTSLNMGLVGVRVSTTTPLEGFTLTRDDGWFDLMVNGGGAVTLQFGRSPFRPQTRIVQIPWNEVVIIDTVIMSMQEDKAGPTITHTCFSHDYDTMKPVVLATWKHGFQGACPDRSAILAESQVVQESIQIPGTGLNLVYHSSRAAGYQSTIKLQLTPDNIPPTLNLIHLKITIEGILFERIFEADPGIKYTYPWNRLNIYRQKVYGVTTAIVKVGYQYSDCKDIIWEVQTTKLSGHDMTISEVGGWNLDIHHRYNFHEGILQKGDGSNIYLKHKPRVILTTMGDGHQRPLDCSECDGTAAKQRLLAPVALSAAADGSLFVGDFNYIRRIRTDGTVRTIVKLNATRVSYRYHMALSPLDGALYISDPENHQIIKVKNVDDYSNPEHNWEPIVGSGERCLPGDEAHCGDGAPAKDAKLAYPKGIAISSNNVLYFADGTNIRMVDRDGIVTTLIGNHMHKSHWKPIPCEGTLKLEEMHLRWPTELAVNPLDDTLHIIDDHMILRMAPDGRVRVVAGRPLHCASTNAAYDSDLASHATLVMPQSLAFGPTGDLFVAESDSQRINRIRVIGTDGKIISFAGAESKCNCLERGCDCYEADHYLATSAKFNTISALACTPDGHVHIADQANYRIRSVISSIPETSASREYEIYSPETQEIYVFNRFGQHIATKNILTGETSYTFTYNVNTSNGKLSTVTDAAGNKVFLLRDYTSQVNSIENTKGQKCRLRMTRMKMLHELSTPDNYNVTFEYHGPSGLLKTKLDSTGRSYVYNYDEFGRLTSAVTPTGKVIDLTFDLSIKGATIKVTENSQREVSMLIQGSSVVTRIGEADTKTTVLGDGSTASTTQWGHSVSMESIPYSILAEIDPLLGESYPVPAKQRTEIGGDLANRFEWRYFIRRVQGKGKSQRPIAQIGRKLRVNGENILTLEYDRDTQSVVAMVDEKIELLNVTYDRSARPISFKPQSGEYADVELEYDRFGRLTSWKWGDLQESYTFDRSGRLNEIKYGDQSSIVYSFKDMFSSLPLKVTTPRRSDYLLQYDDAGALQSLTTPRGHIHSFSLQTSLGFFKYQYFSPINRHPFEILYNDEGQILAKIHPHQSGKVAFVYDAAGRLETVLAGLSSTHYAYQETTSLVKSVDIIDPGFELKREFKYHIGLNKEEKIKFGSKSGLAAAHFKYQYDGNARLNGIEIDIDEKDLPMTKYKYSQNLGYLESVSDLKITRNAFNRTVIQDSAKQYIMITDFDDHGRVKSVLINVKAADVYRLELDYNTRNRIKTHKTTIGRVTSSDKVTYNADGHVMEVIGTNNWKYLYDENGNTVGVLEQGDKTNLGYDTGDRVIQVGDVEFNSYDARGYVVRRGEQKYRYNNRGQLIHAFEREKFQTWYFYDDRARLVASHDEKGNVTQYFYSHPLHPLLVTHVHYPKTGKTLRFLYDDRNLLIAIETEDQRQYVATDQNGSPMAYFDTSGNIIQEIKRTPFGRIVKNTNPNVFIPIDFHGGILDPNTKLIYIENRLYDPTVGQWMTPLWEPLATEMSLPTDVFIYRFHNNDPINPKEPMQYMIDIKSWLKLFGYDLKMIQGSKYTKGIVHIPQATIKSPLLAPDFGVMSGLQCIVEKIDEKFSDFDFVPKPLLKMELKTRNLLPRVAYRKGVFGEGVLISSIGGRALVSVVDGSNSVVQDVVSSVFNNSFFLDLHFSIHDQDVFYFVKDNVLKLRDDMEELKRLGGMFNTTTHEINDHGSGSPAKELRLHGPDAVVIIKYGVDPDQERHRILKHAHKRAVERAWELEKQLVAAGFQGRGDWTEEEKEELISHGDVDGYIGTDIHSIHKYPQLADDPGNVSFQRDSKRKRRKSGMHHPSNSNVAPSRQRRHNT; encoded by the exons ATGAGTCGATTGGATTTCGACACAACAATGGAATATAGAGACAATGGCGTTCTGTGTGGCGTCAGGAGAAGTGCTGGAGTATCGAGag gCTGTCTCCTCGACGGAGTTCCGCCTTCGGCACCACCTGATGTTCCACCGCGAAACCCCACAATGAATCGAATGAATGGTCGAGTAACGAGCAACTCCTCCGAGTTAGGAGTTGAATTTGAACCATCTTGCTTGGTTAGGACACCATCAGGAAATGTATACATTCCCAGTGGAAATATAA aTATGAATAAAAGTTCCCCGATAGATTACAAGAGTGGCTCAGGCTGCTCAACACCTACGAAAGATACTCTCAAGAGTTACGACCGCACGTGCATGGGGCCAGTATTGCCACCAAGAAGCGCAATGTGTGGACCTCCATCGCATCATTATGCAACCCCTATGAGCTTCCGTAAAGGGTTTGCAAGTAAATGTTCATGGAAATGTACTACCATTATTCTGGCTGTCGTTTGCTTCGGTCTACTCTCCATACTTATTATACTCACAA CATCCAACGTTCTTAGTTGGTCATATCAGAATTCTCAGCAATGTACAGTAGTTGTGGATGAAAATCCAGAAATTAGTGCAGCCAAAAGTGTCGTGTCAGACACAAATCACTCAAGTGCAAGTCGCATAAAATCTAATCCTGCCGCGTTAGTGCCCAATAGTGATGCAGCTAGTTCATCGGCATCCACGGAAATTATAGCAGCAGGACAAAATGGAGGTAATGTGCCCCGTCGTCGTTCAAAACGCATTCGGCGCGGTGCTTTGCATGATTCTTCAACTATTGCTACCCTTTTTGGTGTTTCTGGTGATCACTTTAATGTAGTTGAGTCTTTGCATGAGTACACcacttataattttaataagaaaggTGATGATGCACATTTAATTGATACATCAGGGACAACAGAATATGTTAATGAATTGACCACAACGGAAGGGAATGTGTCTGATAAAGAAGATATTGCAGAAGGAACTATCCAGAGTGATAGTAATTTTGTCTATAGTACACTACCGGAAATACAGATTAATTTAAtggatgaaaattcaaatgctAAAGGGGAAGATGATCGAATGATCTATCACAAAGAGGAAGATATTGTCCAGACATTTCCAGCAGAGGCAGAAATGCAATATGACACTACGCCATATTATGAAACAATTGACTCTACAACAGCATCCAATCAAACACAAAATACTTCCAATACATTCAACAGAGGCGCTCAGAGAATTTTGGTCAATGTGTCCATTGGTACAGATTCCGGAAGTGGGACACAGAATCATGCTATCTATATGCTTCATGTTTCTGTTCCAGCTGGAACAGATTTTTCCCAACAAGGTGATAGCTCCTCTTCTGATGAATCTCCCATTGATAGTAGTGATAGTATCGATGATATTTGTCCACCTAAATTTCCCCCGGCTCCACCCTGTCCTTGCCAATGTAGCGATCAAATGGCtgcaaatcaaattaattcaccAAACACTGAAATCGAACCAGATGATTtaagtgaagaagaaaaaactaccACTCAGGGTTCAACAACAATTGTAACTGAAAGTAGTGTACTATCAACAGTATCAGAAATATTCCAAGAGAATACTACTAACGTAAAAAAATGCATGGAAAATGTGTCCGTTCTTATACTCGAAG GTGCTCGAACATTTCCAGCACGAAGTTTTCCTCCAGATGGGACAACTTTCTCACAAATTTCACTTGGGCAGAAATTATCCAAATCCATAGATCCGTATGGATATTGGAATATGCAATTCTACCAGTCAGAATCGGCTTATGTTAAGTTTGATTACAACATCCCCAGAGGGGCATCAATTGGTGTCTATGCAAGGCGAAATGCTCTCCCAACACACACGCAATATCATTTTAAGGAAGTTCTAAGTGGATTTAATGCACGAACAACTAGGGCTGCCCAT CCTTCGGTGAGTCGTGAAGTAACGCGCTATATGGAACCTGGACATTGGTTCGTATCGTTATACAATGATGATGGAGATGAGCAAGAGATTACATTCTACGCGGCAGTTGCTGAAGATATGACACAAAATTGCCCAAATGGATGTTCTGGGAATGGCCAGTGCCTCCTTGGGCATTGTCAGTGCAATCCTGGCTTTGGAGGAGATGACTGTAGTGATA GTGTTTGCCCAGTTCTCTGCTCTCAACGTGGCGAATATATTAATGGTGAATGCCAATGCAATCCTGGTTGGAAGGGAAAGGAATGTTCCCTGAGGCATGATGAATGCGAAATTCCCGATTGCAATGGGCATGGACACTGTGTTAGTGGTAAATGCCAATGTATTCGCGGTCATAAGGGAAAATTCTGTGAAGAAG TTGACTGTCCGCATCCCACGTGCTCAGGACATGGTTTCTGTGCTGATGGTACCTGCATTTGCAAGAAGGGCTGGAAGGGTTTGGATTGCGCTACAATGGACAAAGATGCATTGCAATGTCTTCCCGATTGCTCAGGCCATGGTACATTCAATTTGGACACTCAAGTTTGCAATTGTGAAGCCAAATGGAGTGGTGATGATTGTTCCAAAG AACTGTGTGACCTGGATTGTGGCCAACATGGTCGTTGCGTAGGAGAGACATGCTCCTGTAACGTAGGATGGGGTGGTGAATATTGCAATATGAAACTCTGTGACTCTCGATGTAACGAACATGGGCAATGCAAAAATGGAACATGCCTCTGCGTTAGTGGTTGGAATGGCAAACATTGCACCATCGAGGGATGTCCATCTGG gtGCTCAACTCATGGACAGTGCCGTGTTGGTAGTGAAGGATTATGGGAGTGTCGCTGCTTTGAGGGTTGGGATGGGCCAGATTGTGCAGTTCCCCTAGAACAGAATTGCAATGATAACAAAGACAATGATAAAG ACGGCCTAGTTGATTGTGAGGATCCCGAATGTTGCTTAGGTCATGAATGTCGAATGAGTCAATTGTGTGTTTCTGCCCCAAAACCCATTGATGTTCTTCTGAGAAAGCAACCACCCGCCATAACTGCGAGCTTTTTCGaaagaatgaaattcattATTGACGAAGGAAGCTTACAAAACTATGCCAGATTGGAGACATTTAACGAGAG CTTCTTTTGGAATTATTTCAATGCAAG TCGTTCTGCCGTAATCAGAGGCCGTGTAGTGACATCTCTTAATATGGGCTTAGTTGGCGTACGCGTGAGTACAACCACCCCCCTGGAGGGTTTCACATTGACACGTGATGATGGATGGTTTGACTTGATGGTCAATGGTGGTGGTGCTGTAACGTTGCAATTTGGACGGTCACCATTTAGACCACAGACCCGAATTGTTCAGATTCCTTGGAATGAAGTAGTTATCATTGATACGGTCATTATGTCAATGCAAGAGGACAAGGCGGGCCCAACTATTACACACACATGCTTTTCGCATGACTACGATACCATGAAACCCGTAGTATTGGCTACATGGAAGCACGGATTCCAGGGCGCGTGCCCCGATCGGAGTGCCATCTTAGCTGAATCTCAAGTTGTTCAGGAATCAATACAGATACCAGGAACGGGACTCAATCTCGTCTACCACAGCTCCCGCGCTGCTGGGTACCAATCAACGATTAAACTTCAATTAACCCCCGACAACATACCGCcaacattaaatttaattcatttaaaaatcacaattgaAGGAATTctctttgaaagaattttcgaAGCTGATCCAGGTATTAAATACACCTATCCGTGGAATAGATTAAATATCTACCGGCAGAAGGTGTATGGCGTAACGACGGCAATTGTAAAAGTTGGATATCAATATTCAGATTGCAAAGACATCATTTGGGAGGTACAGACAACTAAGCTAAGTGGACACGATATGACAATTAGCGAAGTTGGAGGATGGAATCTTGATATTCATCACAg ATACAACTTCCACGAAGGAATTCTCCAAAAAGGCGACGGTAGTAATATATATTTGAAGCATAAGCCAAGAGTTATTCTTACAACAATGGGTGATGGACATCAACGTCCTTTAGATTGTTCAGAATGCGATGGTACTGCCGCGAAGCAACGTCTTTTGGCTCCTGTTGCCCTATCTGCTGCTGCGGATGGAAGTCTCTTTGTTGGGGATTTCAATTACATCAGACGCATTCGAACTGATGGTACTGTTCGTACAATTGTTAAGCTTAATGCAACGAGAGTATCCTACAGATACCACATGGCACTGAGTCCACTGGATGGTGCGCTCTACATATCCGATCCGGAGAATCATCAAattattaaagtaaaaaatgtCGACGACTACAGCAATCCTGAACACAATTGGGAACCAATTGTGGGTTCAGGTGAACGATGCCTACCCGGTGATGAGGCACACTGTGGCGATGGGGCACCAGCTAAAGATGCAAAGTTGGCCTATCCAAAGGGTATTGCCATATCATCGAATAATGTGCTGTACTTTGCCGATGGTACAAATATCCGTATGGTGGATCGGGATGGGATTGTAACAACCCTCATTGGGAATCACATGCATAAATCCCATTGGAAACCGATCCCATGCGAGGGGACGCTAAAACTTGAGGAAATGCACCTAAGATGGCCCACGGAGTTGGCTGTTAATCCACTAGATGATACCCTACACATCATTGATGATCACATGATCTTGCGTATGGCTCCTGATGGGAGGGTACGTGTAGTGGCAGGACGACCATTGCATTGTGCATCAACAAATGCAGCATATGACAGTGATTTGGCATCACATGCAACATTAGTTATGCCCCAAAGTTTGGCATTTGGACCGACTGGTGATCTCTTTGTGGCTGAAAGTGATTCCCAGAGAATCAACAGGATACGTGTTATTGGGACTGATGGGAAAATTATATCCTTCGCGGGGGCTGAATCAAAATGCAATTGTCTCGAGAGGGGATGTGATTGCTACGAGGCTGATCACTACCTTGCAACAAGTGCTAAATTTAACACCATCTCAGCTCTTGCTTGTACCCCTGACGGTCATGTTCATATTGCTGATCAGGCAAATTATCGCATTCGATCGGTAATCTCGAGCATACCTGAGACAAGTGCTTCGAGAgaatatgaaatttattcaccTGAAACTCaggaaatttatgttttcaatCGTTTTGGCCAACATATTGCAACAAAGAATATTCTCACCGGTGAAACAAGCTATACCTTCACGTACAACGTTAATACGTCCAATGGAAAATTGAGTACGGTAACTGATGCTGCGGgaaataaagttttcctcTTGAGGGATTATACGAGTCAAGTGAATAGCATTGAAAATACCAAGGGGCAAAAATGTCGTCTGCGGATGACACGAATGAAGATGCTACATGAGCTAAGTACGCCCGATAATTACAATGTAACTTTTGAATATCACGGACCATCGGGGTTGCTGAAGACAAAATTGGATTCAACTGGACGATCATATGTGTATAATTATGATGAATTTGGTCGTTTAACATCAGCTGTGACACCAACGGGAAAAGTAATTGATTTAACTTTCGATCTTAGCATCAAAGGTGCCACAATAAAGGTAACCGAGAATAGCCAACGTGAGGTATCAATGCTGATTCAAGGCTCAAGTGTGGTTACGCGCATTGGTGAGGCGGATACCAAGACTACAGTGCTGGGTGATGGTAGTACAGCAAGTACAACACAATGGGGACATTCAGTCAGCATGGAATCCATTCCATATAGTATTTTGGCTGAAATTGATCCACTTTTGGGTGAAAGCTACCCCGTACCGGCGAAACAGAGAACAGAGATTGGAGGTGATCTTGCAAATCGCTTTGAATGGCGCTACTTCATCCGTCGTGTTCAAGGCAAGGGCAAAAGTCAACGTCCTATAGCACAAATTGGGCGGAAACTTCGTGTAAACGGGGAGAATATTCTAACTCTCGAATATGATCGTGATACCCAATCAGTTGTTGCGATGGTTGATGAGAAGATTGAGCTGCTAAACGTTACATATGATCGTAGTGCTAGACCCATTAGCTTTAAACCCCAATCTGGGGAATATGCAGATGTTGAGCTGGAATACGATCGTTTTGGACGGCTGACATCATGGAAATGGGGTGATCTTCAGGAATCCTATACGTTTGATCGTTCGGGGCgtctaaatgaaattaaatatggCGATCAATCGTCAATTGTGTACAGTTTCAAGGATATGTTTAGTAGTCTCCCATTGAAAGTTACAACACCACGAAGATCGGATTATTTACTACAGTACGATGATGCTGGAGCACTACAATCACTCACAACACCGCGGGGGCATATTCATTCATTCTCCCTGCAGACATCTCTTGGTTTCTTCAAATATCAATATTTCTCCCCAATCAATCGGCAtccttttgaaattctctACAACGACGAAGGACAAATTTTAGCCAAAATCCACCCACATCAATCGGGAAAAGTTGCATTTGTCTACGATGCTGCTGGACGGTTGGAAACAGTTCTAGCTGGACTATCATCAACCCACTATGCGTACCAAGAGACAACAAGCTTGGTAAAATCTGTTGATATTATTGATCCTGGCTTTGAGCTAAAGCGCGAATTTAAATATCACATTGGCCTCAATAaggaggagaaaattaaatttggctCCAAGAGTGGCTTAGCAGCGGCACACTTTAAGTATCAATACGACGGAAATGCTCGTCTTAATGGTATTGAAATTGATATCGATGAAAAAGACCTGCCAATGACCAAGTATAAGTACAGCCAAAATTTGGGCTATTTGGAATCTGTGAGTGATCTTAAAATCACCCGGAATGCCTTCAATCGAACAGTCATCCAGGATTCAGCTAAGCAATACATAATGATTACGGACTTTGATGATCATGGTAGGGTAAAGAGTGTGCTAATTAATGTAAAAGCTGCCGATGTATATCGCTTGGAATTGGATTACAACACCCGCAATCGCATTAAAACGCATAAAACAACAATTGGTCGGGTGACATCATCCGATAAAGTTACCTACAATGCTGATGGGCATGTGATGGAAGTGATTGGGACCAATAATTGGAAGTATCTCTATGATGAAAATGGCAATACTGTCGGTGTTCTAGAGCAGGGAGATAAAACTAATTTGGGCTATGATACAGGTGATCGGGTAATCCAAGTTGGTGATGTTGAATTCAATAGCTACGATGCTAGGGGATATGTGGTCCGTAGGGGTGAACAAAAGTATCGGTACAACAATCGTGGACAACTCATACATGCTTTTGAGAgggaaaaattccaaacttGGTATTTCTATGATGATCGCGCTAGACTTGTAGCGAGTCACGATGAAAAGGGAAATGTAACCCAATACTTCTATTCACATCCACTCCATCCACTTCTTGTAACCCACGTACACTATCCAAAAACCGGGAAAACCCTACGTTTCCTCTATGATGATCGTAATCTCTTAATAGCCATTGAGACCGAAGATCAACGGCAGTACGTGGCAACAGATCAAAATGGCTCACCAATGGCGTATTTTGATACAAGTGGAAAtataattcaagaaattaaacGAACACCCTTTGGGAGGATTGTCAAAAATACCAACCCCAATGTATTCATCCCCATTGATTTCCACGGTGGAATTCTCGATCCCAATACAAAATTAATCTACATTGAAAATAGATTGTATGATCCAACTGTTGGGCAGTGGATGACACCACTGTGGGAACCACTGGCAACAGAAATGAGCTTACCAACGGATGTATTCATCTACAGATTCCACAATAATGATCCAATTAATCCAAAAGAACCCATGCAGTACATGATAGATATTAAATCATGGCTTAAGCTCTTTGGGTATGATTTGAAGATGATTCAAGGCTCTAAATATACGAAAGGAATTGTCCATATTCCACAAGCAACAATTAAATCACCCCTCTTAGCACCAGATTTTGGAGTTATGTCGGGACTGCAGTGTATTGTAGAAAag